In a single window of the Atlantibacter hermannii genome:
- the ybbH_1 gene encoding transcriptional regulator, with product MNNTPEVFTVPPLQPGKILATLGAMQSSLSRTSQRIAQFILQHPQRTTTLTVAGLAQDARAGEASIVRFCRLLGYRGFQDFKRDLTIELARSDTMLDVDITPDDDVDAVSAKLQETVHSVLSQTRTLLDAQQVRHAVAALLKAATVYLFGVGSSGISAREMKHKLMRVGLRAVALHDNHEMAMQAALLGAGDVAIAISHSGASPETVKALRLAKQAGATTIALTHHLGTPLLEQADIALINGHHQGELQGDSLATRVAQAFVLDMIYSLLVQARPDQARANKLKTMAALKP from the coding sequence ATGAATAATACACCCGAGGTCTTCACCGTTCCGCCGCTGCAACCCGGCAAAATCCTCGCCACGCTCGGGGCCATGCAAAGCAGCCTGAGCCGCACCAGCCAACGTATCGCCCAGTTTATTTTGCAGCATCCCCAGCGGACGACCACGCTCACCGTGGCGGGTCTGGCGCAGGATGCCCGTGCAGGCGAAGCTTCCATCGTGCGGTTTTGCCGCCTGCTGGGCTATCGCGGCTTTCAGGATTTTAAACGCGACCTGACTATTGAGCTGGCGCGCAGCGATACGATGCTGGACGTGGATATCACGCCGGATGACGACGTGGACGCGGTCAGCGCGAAACTTCAGGAAACCGTGCACAGCGTGCTGTCGCAAACCCGTACGCTGCTGGATGCGCAACAGGTGCGGCACGCGGTAGCCGCGCTGTTAAAGGCCGCGACGGTTTATCTGTTTGGCGTGGGATCGTCGGGGATCAGCGCCCGGGAAATGAAACACAAGCTGATGCGCGTGGGATTACGGGCCGTGGCGTTGCACGATAACCACGAGATGGCCATGCAGGCGGCATTGTTAGGAGCGGGCGATGTCGCTATTGCTATCAGTCATTCCGGCGCGTCGCCTGAAACGGTAAAGGCGCTGCGTCTGGCAAAACAGGCTGGCGCGACCACCATTGCCCTTACCCATCATCTTGGCACCCCGTTGCTGGAACAGGCGGACATTGCGTTGATCAACGGTCACCATCAGGGTGAACTACAGGGCGACTCGCTGGCGACACGGGTGGCGCAGGCATTTGTACTGGACATGATATACAGCTTGCTGGTGCAGGCTCGCCCGGACCAGGCCCGGGCGAATAAGTTAAAAACGATGGCGGCGCTCAAGCCTTAG